The nucleotide sequence ACTCGGTCGCCCCCGTATCTTCACGGAGGTCGTGAAAGACGGCCTCGCGGATCACGCGCCCTTCCTTGAGGTGCTCCATCACGATCCGCTCGAGGCGCTCGTCGGTGACGTGATGGTACCAGGTTCCCTCGGGGTAGACCGCGACGATGGGGCCGCCCGCGCAGACGCCCAGACATGGCGCCTCGCTTCGCTTGACTCGAGAGGGGCCGAAGAGGAGCTCCTCGCGCTGGAGCAGCGACGCCAGGCGTGCGTACACGGCACGTCCTCGCCGTCCTGCCGAGCAGAACTCCCCGGTGCAGACCAGGACATGGCGGCT is from Gemmatimonadetes bacterium SCN 70-22 and encodes:
- a CDS encoding ferredoxin, with amino-acid sequence MGTPHDEPPFMEGYSRHVLVCTGEFCSAGRRGRAVYARLASLLQREELLFGPSRVKRSEAPCLGVCAGGPIVAVYPEGTWYHHVTDERLERIVMEHLKEGRVIREAVFHDLREDTGATE